A genomic stretch from Bacteroidales bacterium includes:
- a CDS encoding type II toxin-antitoxin system RelE/ParE family toxin: protein MKSGLKIRWTEEATKNLDSIITYLEDNWTNKELTRFFTKLEKQISILSIFPEAFPISKKKSQVHRCVFMKQLTIYYAIESEHLVLLSIFDNRQNPGKKYE, encoded by the coding sequence ATGAAAAGTGGCTTAAAGATTAGGTGGACTGAAGAAGCTACGAAAAATCTTGATAGTATTATCACTTACCTCGAAGATAACTGGACGAACAAAGAGTTGACCAGATTCTTCACCAAGCTTGAAAAGCAAATAAGTATTCTTTCCATTTTCCCTGAAGCTTTTCCGATATCAAAAAAGAAAAGCCAGGTTCATCGTTGTGTCTTTATGAAACAACTTACAATCTATTATGCTATTGAAAGTGAACACTTAGTATTACTATCAATCTTTGACAACAGACAAAATCCGGGTAAAAAATATGAATAA
- a CDS encoding alpha/beta hydrolase, which yields MKTTLLFPGLLIFAMSLSGQVFSQGYRELIGKADSLYNAKDFKSSAFAFSEAFKANGWKATSREHFNAACSWSLANYPDSAFYHLNYVAMNMNYTDYGHIKGDPDLKSLHNDQRWQSFTELVKANKEKAYANIDFLSVNGYKVEVLTSGMQNNQANKPAVVFENGLAGSFGSWDTVVAEISRTNAVFRYNRPRIGESENDSLPPTTAHIVDNLRNMLLQKGLKPPYLLVSHSFGGAYIRSFASMYPGEIAGLVFVDPIDFTQKSGDGDLPYLEIGLSQHQVDSMFGKPYANFVEKLYEEMPVFYVEEVKISRALYQSEFKECEINPLPDVPVHFIQAGGFTSGLDHAPGIYDREKLWRIANHLKMKRWLNLINPLKYGKYFYSAQSGHFIQQDDADLVISSIHLALKDYERTKKE from the coding sequence ATGAAAACAACCTTATTATTTCCTGGTTTATTAATTTTTGCAATGTCTTTATCCGGGCAAGTTTTTTCACAAGGATATCGTGAACTTATTGGTAAGGCCGATTCGCTTTACAATGCGAAAGATTTTAAAAGTTCAGCATTTGCATTTTCCGAAGCATTTAAGGCCAATGGCTGGAAAGCTACTTCAAGGGAACATTTTAATGCTGCTTGTTCCTGGTCATTGGCAAACTATCCCGATAGCGCCTTTTATCATCTGAATTATGTTGCCATGAACATGAATTACACTGATTATGGGCATATTAAGGGAGATCCGGATTTAAAATCACTGCATAATGATCAGCGATGGCAATCCTTTACGGAACTGGTAAAAGCAAATAAAGAAAAAGCCTATGCCAATATTGACTTCTTATCGGTTAACGGGTACAAAGTTGAAGTGTTAACTTCCGGGATGCAGAATAATCAAGCAAATAAACCGGCGGTTGTATTCGAAAATGGACTGGCCGGCAGTTTTGGAAGCTGGGACACTGTGGTGGCGGAAATTTCCAGGACGAATGCAGTGTTTCGGTATAATCGTCCAAGAATAGGCGAGTCGGAAAATGACAGCCTTCCTCCAACCACGGCGCATATTGTCGATAACCTGAGAAATATGCTTTTACAAAAAGGACTGAAACCACCCTATTTATTGGTTTCTCATTCATTTGGAGGTGCTTATATAAGAAGTTTTGCATCTATGTATCCCGGAGAAATAGCCGGACTTGTTTTTGTGGACCCCATTGATTTTACGCAAAAAAGCGGGGACGGTGATTTACCTTACCTTGAGATAGGATTGAGCCAACATCAGGTTGATTCCATGTTTGGGAAACCCTATGCTAATTTTGTAGAGAAACTTTATGAAGAAATGCCTGTTTTCTATGTGGAAGAGGTGAAAATTTCGAGGGCGTTATATCAAAGCGAATTCAAAGAATGTGAAATCAATCCATTGCCCGATGTGCCGGTGCATTTCATTCAGGCAGGGGGATTCACATCAGGTTTGGATCATGCACCTGGTATTTATGACAGGGAGAAGTTGTGGCGGATAGCCAATCATCTGAAAATGAAACGATGGCTTAACCTGATAAACCCCTTGAAATATGGTAAGTACTTCTATAGTGCGCAATCCGGCCATTTCATTCAGCAGGATGACGCTGACCTGGTGATTTCAAGTATTCACCTGGCCCTGAAAGATTATGAAAGAACAAAGAAAGAATAG